In a single window of the Sediminicoccus sp. KRV36 genome:
- a CDS encoding fumarylacetoacetate hydrolase family protein: MSQAAEMILEARRARRILPPLGAAAPRDVAAGYAVQHAVATAQGALPPAGFKIGATTKQMQEYLGLAHPAAGFVPAGSLNADGFTAPYAQFLGLGVECEVGVRLGADLPFGPTTRAAAEAAVAEVFPAIEIVEKRYGDLAALGTPTLIADQVFHASGVLGRPAADWRALDLGAMRGEMFVDGASRGGGHGRDLLGHPMEALAWLAGSGAAEVFGGLKAGQVVWLGSVTPPIWLDGPCAVRVVFEGLGEVSAKFM; this comes from the coding sequence ATGAGCCAAGCCGCCGAGATGATCCTGGAGGCCCGCCGCGCCCGCCGCATCCTGCCCCCCCTTGGTGCTGCGGCGCCGCGCGATGTGGCCGCCGGCTATGCCGTGCAGCATGCCGTCGCCACCGCTCAGGGCGCCCTGCCGCCCGCCGGCTTCAAGATCGGCGCCACGACGAAGCAGATGCAGGAATATCTGGGCCTCGCGCATCCTGCGGCCGGCTTCGTGCCGGCGGGCAGCCTGAATGCCGATGGCTTCACCGCCCCCTATGCGCAATTCCTCGGCCTCGGCGTCGAATGCGAGGTGGGTGTGCGCCTCGGGGCGGATCTGCCCTTCGGCCCCACCACCCGCGCAGCGGCCGAAGCCGCCGTGGCGGAGGTCTTTCCCGCCATCGAGATCGTGGAGAAGCGCTATGGCGATCTGGCGGCGCTGGGCACGCCCACGCTGATCGCCGACCAGGTGTTCCATGCCTCCGGCGTGCTGGGCCGCCCTGCCGCGGATTGGCGGGCGCTGGACCTCGGCGCCATGCGGGGCGAGATGTTCGTGGATGGCGCCTCACGCGGGGGCGGCCATGGGCGCGATCTGCTGGGCCACCCGATGGAGGCGCTGGCCTGGCTCGCGGGCTCGGGGGCGGCCGAGGTGTTTGGCGGGTTGAAGGCGGGCCAGGTGGTCTGGCTCGGTTCCGTCACGCCGCCGATCTGGCTGGATGGCCCCTGCGCGGTGCGGGTGGTGTTCGAGGGCCTGGGCGAAGTTTCAGCGAAATTCATGTGA
- the rlmB gene encoding 23S rRNA (guanosine(2251)-2'-O)-methyltransferase RlmB: MRQQRHRPRPQDTAPGNDGGAVWLYGLHAVSAALANPARRLRRLLVTRGAEQELAERFSPPWRIAPEPVERNRLDALLPPDAIHQGAALLVDPLPSPAMERLLEGTTGPVLVLDQVTDPRNVGAILRSAAAFGAAALVVQERHAPQETGALARAASGALEVVPILREVNLARALDQLKKAGLWVVGLEAAGPVTLAQSGLTGRRVALVLGAEGEGLRRLTRETCDELVRLPIHSAMESLNVSAAAAVALYELARE, translated from the coding sequence ATGCGCCAGCAACGACACCGCCCCCGCCCCCAGGATACCGCACCCGGCAATGACGGGGGGGCCGTCTGGCTCTATGGCCTGCACGCCGTCTCGGCCGCCTTGGCCAATCCTGCCCGCCGCCTGCGCCGCCTCCTGGTCACGCGCGGCGCCGAGCAGGAGCTGGCCGAGCGCTTCTCCCCCCCCTGGCGCATCGCGCCCGAGCCGGTGGAGCGCAACCGCCTCGATGCGCTTTTGCCGCCCGATGCCATCCACCAGGGGGCCGCCCTGCTGGTGGACCCGCTGCCCTCCCCCGCCATGGAGCGGCTGCTGGAGGGCACCACCGGCCCCGTCCTGGTGCTGGACCAGGTGACGGACCCGCGCAATGTCGGCGCCATCCTGCGCTCGGCCGCGGCTTTTGGCGCGGCGGCCCTGGTGGTGCAGGAGCGCCATGCCCCGCAGGAAACCGGCGCGCTGGCCCGCGCCGCCTCGGGCGCGCTGGAGGTGGTGCCCATCCTGCGGGAGGTCAATCTCGCCCGCGCGCTGGACCAGTTGAAGAAGGCCGGGCTCTGGGTGGTGGGGCTGGAGGCGGCAGGGCCCGTCACCCTCGCGCAGTCGGGGCTGACCGGGCGGCGCGTCGCACTCGTGCTGGGTGCCGAGGGCGAGGGCCTGCGCCGCCTGACGCGTGAGACCTGCGATGAGCTGGTGCGCCTGCCGATCCATTCGGCGATGGAAAGCCTGAATGTCTCGGCCGCCGCCGCCGTCGCCTTGTATGAACTGGCCAGGGAGTGA
- a CDS encoding DUF1045 domain-containing protein, with amino-acid sequence MMRVAIYWAPELDDPLHAAGSAWLGRDAETAARVPQPPIPGLADLTADPRSYGLHATLKPPFRLATRYQDFIVEAARWAESQAPLTLPPLSVQDLKGFLALRETAPCPPLHALADSAVASLDHHRAPPTEEELARRRKAKLSATQEAMLTRWGYPYVMGEWQFHVTLTHRLGAEDAARIRPFAEAHFAGPARQPRRVGAVCVFTQAAPGQPFLIAERLSLSGPAA; translated from the coding sequence ATGATGCGCGTCGCCATCTATTGGGCGCCTGAGCTGGATGACCCGCTGCATGCCGCCGGCAGCGCCTGGCTTGGGCGCGATGCGGAAACCGCCGCGCGCGTGCCGCAGCCGCCCATCCCGGGCCTCGCTGACCTCACCGCCGATCCGCGCAGCTATGGCCTGCATGCGACGCTGAAGCCGCCCTTTCGCCTCGCCACCCGCTACCAGGATTTCATCGTCGAGGCCGCGCGCTGGGCCGAAAGCCAAGCCCCCTTAACCCTTCCGCCGCTCTCGGTGCAGGACCTCAAGGGCTTCCTGGCCCTGCGCGAAACAGCACCCTGCCCGCCGCTGCATGCCCTGGCCGATTCGGCGGTCGCGTCGCTCGACCATCACCGCGCGCCCCCCACCGAGGAGGAGCTGGCCCGCCGCCGCAAGGCCAAGCTCAGCGCCACGCAGGAGGCGATGCTGACGCGCTGGGGCTACCCTTATGTGATGGGTGAGTGGCAATTCCACGTCACCCTCACGCATCGGCTGGGGGCCGAGGATGCGGCACGCATCCGCCCCTTCGCGGAGGCGCATTTCGCGGGGCCGGCCCGACAGCCCCGGCGGGTCGGGGCGGTCTGCGTCTTCACGCAGGCCGCCCCGGGTCAGCCCTTCCTGATCGCGGAACGGCTCAGCCTCAGCGGGCCGGCAGCGTAG
- a CDS encoding alpha-D-ribose 1-methylphosphonate 5-triphosphate diphosphatase yields MTTETVLTNARLILPEAEMEGTLLLRDGRIADIQPGRAHHASALDCEGDVIIPGVVDVHTDNLERQVQPRANARWPSVSAFISHDAQCAAAGVTTVLDALCLGDLGFDQGRDQTFHDGVRDLAALHGQPFMKAEHLLHLRCELPARDMPALLEGVADHPLIAMVSLMDHSPGVGQYRDLARYRAMRIKQTRMTDAEVEIRILKLQAQRAELRERQRRLVIDRFAGRNIPLASHDDEDASEVRRNAEDGIRVSEFPVTMEAALEAARIGVGVIAGSPNIVRGGSHSGNVAAMDLVRAGAVHVLASDYVPPALIEAAFLIAAEIGLPRAIATITSGPAAMCNLNDRGRLEAGLRADLVRLGRYGAMPVVRQVWRGRARVI; encoded by the coding sequence ATGACGACAGAGACGGTTTTGACCAATGCCCGCCTCATCCTGCCCGAGGCGGAGATGGAGGGCACGCTGCTCCTGCGCGATGGCCGCATCGCCGACATCCAGCCCGGCCGCGCCCACCACGCCAGCGCCCTGGATTGCGAGGGCGATGTGATCATCCCCGGTGTGGTGGATGTGCACACGGATAATCTGGAACGGCAGGTGCAGCCCCGCGCCAATGCGCGCTGGCCCTCGGTCTCGGCCTTCATCTCGCATGACGCGCAATGCGCCGCCGCCGGTGTCACCACCGTGCTGGATGCGCTGTGCCTGGGCGATCTCGGCTTTGATCAGGGGCGCGACCAGACCTTCCATGACGGCGTGCGGGACCTGGCGGCGCTGCACGGCCAGCCCTTCATGAAGGCTGAGCATCTGCTGCATCTGCGCTGCGAACTCCCCGCGCGCGACATGCCGGCCCTGCTGGAAGGGGTGGCGGACCATCCGCTGATTGCCATGGTCAGCCTGATGGACCACTCGCCTGGTGTCGGCCAGTACCGGGACCTGGCCCGCTATCGGGCCATGCGCATCAAGCAGACGCGCATGACCGACGCCGAGGTGGAAATCCGCATCCTCAAGCTCCAGGCGCAGCGGGCCGAGCTGCGCGAGCGCCAGCGCCGCCTCGTCATTGACCGCTTCGCCGGCCGCAACATCCCGCTGGCCAGCCATGATGACGAGGATGCGAGCGAGGTGCGCCGCAATGCCGAGGACGGCATCCGCGTCAGCGAGTTTCCGGTGACGATGGAAGCCGCCCTGGAGGCCGCGCGAATCGGCGTCGGCGTCATCGCGGGTTCGCCCAATATCGTGCGCGGCGGCAGCCATTCGGGCAATGTCGCCGCCATGGACCTGGTCCGCGCCGGCGCGGTGCATGTGTTGGCCAGCGATTACGTGCCGCCCGCGCTGATCGAGGCCGCCTTCCTGATCGCGGCCGAAATCGGCCTGCCGCGCGCCATCGCCACCATCACAAGCGGGCCCGCCGCCATGTGCAATCTGAACGATCGCGGGCGCCTGGAGGCCGGGCTGCGCGCCGATCTCGTGCGGCTGGGGCGTTACGGGGCCATGCCGGTGGTGCGGCAGGTGTGGCGGGGCAGGGCGCGGGTGATTTGA
- the phnL gene encoding phosphonate C-P lyase system protein PhnL, with protein MRAAIRVEALAKGFTLHLQGGIGFDVLRDEALAVMPGECVALTGPSGAGKSTLMRCLQGNYGSDSGHIWLTHRGAEVDLAAADPRLVREIRLETLGYVSQFLRVIPRVSARDVVAEPLSARGMPRAEAEARATALLTRLNLPPRLHGLPPATFSGGEQQRVNLARGFAPDYPILLLDEPTASLDAGNREVVIALIAEAKARGAALVGIFHDIEVRDRVADRTHEILPVEDAA; from the coding sequence ATGAGGGCCGCGATTCGCGTGGAAGCCCTGGCCAAGGGCTTCACCCTGCATCTGCAGGGCGGCATCGGCTTTGACGTCCTGCGCGATGAGGCGCTGGCCGTCATGCCCGGCGAATGCGTGGCCCTCACCGGGCCGTCAGGTGCCGGCAAATCCACGCTGATGCGTTGCCTGCAAGGCAATTACGGCAGCGATTCGGGGCATATCTGGCTCACCCATCGCGGCGCGGAAGTGGACCTCGCCGCCGCCGATCCGCGCCTTGTCCGTGAAATCCGGCTGGAGACGCTGGGCTATGTCTCGCAATTCCTGCGCGTCATCCCGCGCGTCTCGGCGCGCGATGTGGTGGCGGAACCCCTGAGTGCGCGCGGCATGCCCCGCGCAGAGGCCGAGGCGCGCGCCACGGCGCTGCTGACGCGCCTCAACCTGCCGCCCCGCCTGCATGGCCTGCCGCCCGCCACCTTTTCGGGCGGGGAGCAGCAGCGGGTGAACCTGGCGCGCGGCTTCGCGCCCGACTACCCCATCCTGCTGCTCGATGAGCCCACCGCCAGCCTGGACGCCGGCAATCGAGAGGTGGTGATCGCCCTGATCGCCGAGGCCAAGGCGCGGGGTGCCGCCCTGGTCGGCATCTTCCACGACATCGAGGTGCGGGACCGGGTCGCGGATCGCACGCATGAGATTCTTCCGGTAGAAGACGCCGCATGA
- the phnK gene encoding phosphonate C-P lyase system protein PhnK — MSAPLLEAAGLHLRFGAVRALDDVALDIHPGEVVAIVGESGSGKSTLLRVLAGALDAQSGHVLYRDAAGTPQEIGSLSEAAKRRLMRSEWGFVHQNARDGLRMGISAGGNIGERLMAAGARNYAEIRAAAADWMARVEMDPARIDEAPRNFSGGMQQRLQIARCLVTQPRLVFMDEPTGGLDVSVQARLLDLIRGLVAELGLAVFFVTHDIAAARLLAHRIIVMRHGRIVEQGLADRVLDDPRHEYTQLLVASVLSA; from the coding sequence ATGAGCGCGCCCTTGCTGGAAGCTGCCGGGCTGCATCTGCGCTTCGGCGCCGTGCGCGCGCTGGATGATGTGGCGCTGGACATCCACCCGGGCGAAGTCGTCGCCATTGTCGGTGAAAGCGGTTCGGGCAAATCCACGCTGTTGCGCGTGCTGGCCGGCGCGCTCGATGCCCAGTCCGGCCACGTGCTCTACCGCGACGCGGCGGGCACGCCCCAGGAGATCGGCTCGCTGAGCGAGGCGGCCAAGCGCCGCCTGATGCGCAGCGAATGGGGCTTCGTCCACCAGAATGCGCGCGATGGCCTGCGCATGGGCATCTCCGCCGGCGGCAATATCGGTGAGCGGCTGATGGCGGCCGGTGCGCGCAACTACGCCGAAATCCGCGCCGCCGCCGCCGACTGGATGGCCCGCGTGGAAATGGACCCGGCCCGGATTGACGAGGCGCCGCGCAACTTCTCGGGCGGGATGCAGCAGCGCCTGCAGATCGCCCGCTGCCTGGTCACGCAGCCGCGCCTCGTCTTCATGGATGAGCCCACGGGGGGCCTTGATGTCAGCGTCCAGGCGCGGCTGCTGGATCTGATCCGCGGGCTGGTCGCCGAACTCGGCCTCGCGGTGTTTTTCGTGACGCATGACATTGCCGCCGCCCGGCTGCTCGCGCATCGCATCATCGTCATGCGGCATGGGCGCATCGTGGAACAGGGCCTGGCCGATCGCGTGCTGGATGATCCGCGGCATGAATACACGCAGCTCCTCGTCGCCTCGGTGCTCTCGGCATGA
- a CDS encoding alpha-D-ribose 1-methylphosphonate 5-phosphate C-P-lyase PhnJ, translating into MIRRAILKALAIPGHQIPFGAREMPLPYGWGTGGIQVTAAILGPRDVLKVIDQGADDTTNAVSIRAFFARVAGVATTTHTAEATIIQTRHRIPERPLREGQVMVFQVPMPEPLFKLEPRLAETRRLHALGDYSLAQVKLYEDIARQGEAGSSYNHPVMVGGRYLMSPSPIPGFDNPKLHMSPAIMLFGAGREKKIYAVPPYTSVQSLDFDDHPFRPMRAPHACSACGSTTSYLDEIIADDQGQRIYVCSDTDHCGENQGR; encoded by the coding sequence ATGATCCGCCGCGCCATCCTCAAGGCGCTGGCCATCCCGGGGCACCAGATCCCCTTCGGCGCCCGCGAAATGCCGCTGCCCTATGGCTGGGGTACGGGCGGCATCCAGGTGACGGCCGCCATCCTCGGCCCGCGCGATGTGCTGAAGGTGATTGACCAGGGGGCGGATGACACGACCAATGCCGTCAGCATCCGCGCCTTTTTCGCCCGCGTCGCCGGCGTCGCCACCACCACCCACACGGCCGAGGCGACGATCATCCAGACCCGCCACCGCATCCCCGAACGCCCCCTGCGCGAGGGCCAGGTGATGGTCTTCCAGGTGCCGATGCCCGAGCCGCTCTTCAAGCTCGAACCGCGCCTGGCCGAGACACGCCGCCTGCATGCGCTGGGCGATTACAGCCTGGCGCAGGTGAAGCTCTATGAGGATATCGCCCGCCAGGGCGAGGCGGGCAGCAGCTACAACCACCCCGTCATGGTGGGCGGGCGCTACCTCATGTCGCCCTCGCCCATTCCGGGCTTTGACAATCCGAAGCTGCACATGTCGCCCGCCATCATGCTGTTCGGCGCGGGGCGCGAGAAAAAGATCTACGCCGTGCCGCCCTATACCAGCGTGCAAAGCCTGGATTTCGACGACCATCCCTTCCGCCCGATGCGGGCACCCCATGCCTGCTCGGCCTGCGGCAGCACCACCAGCTACCTTGATGAGATCATCGCCGATGACCAAGGCCAGCGCATCTATGTCTGCTCGGACACGGATCACTGCGGCGAGAATCAGGGGCGATGA
- a CDS encoding carbon-phosphorus lyase complex subunit PhnI, with amino-acid sequence MYVAVKGGEAAIEAAHAWLAERRRGDEALPALTPAQIEQQLGLAVDRVMAEGSCHDRGLAALAIQQARGDLIEAAFLLRAYRNTLSRFAACEPVDTGAMRVQRRISATYKDLPGGQVLGPTFDYTHRLLDFAMAAEASGGGHAPQEAEAAQATMPRVTELLAREGLMARDAPDDGTPPPDLTREPLPFPTPRALRLQSLARGDEGFLLGLGYSTQRGYGNAHPFVAELRMGEVEVMLAPAELGFAISIGDITVTECQMVNQFAGSAAAPPQFTRGYGLAMGHGERRAMAMALVDRALMARELGEDVTAPAQDAEFVLLHADNVEATGFVEHLKLPHHVDFQSELEKLRSIRARWDEQQ; translated from the coding sequence ATGTATGTCGCGGTCAAGGGTGGCGAAGCGGCGATCGAGGCCGCGCATGCCTGGCTGGCCGAGCGCCGGCGCGGGGATGAAGCGCTCCCCGCCCTCACGCCCGCGCAGATCGAGCAGCAGCTCGGCCTCGCCGTGGATCGCGTGATGGCGGAGGGCAGCTGCCATGATCGCGGCCTCGCGGCGCTGGCGATCCAGCAGGCGCGGGGCGATCTGATCGAGGCGGCCTTCCTGCTGCGCGCCTATCGCAACACCCTCTCGCGCTTTGCCGCCTGCGAGCCGGTGGATACGGGGGCCATGCGCGTGCAGCGCCGCATCAGCGCCACCTACAAGGATCTGCCCGGCGGCCAGGTGCTTGGCCCCACCTTCGACTACACGCATCGCCTGCTGGATTTCGCCATGGCGGCGGAAGCATCCGGGGGCGGCCACGCCCCCCAGGAGGCCGAGGCAGCGCAGGCCACCATGCCGCGCGTGACGGAGCTCCTGGCGCGCGAGGGCCTGATGGCGCGCGATGCGCCGGATGACGGCACGCCGCCGCCCGATTTGACGCGCGAGCCCCTGCCCTTCCCCACGCCGCGCGCCTTGCGCCTGCAATCGCTCGCGCGCGGTGATGAGGGGTTTCTGCTCGGCCTCGGCTATTCCACCCAGCGCGGCTATGGCAACGCGCATCCCTTCGTGGCCGAACTGCGCATGGGCGAAGTGGAGGTGATGCTGGCACCCGCCGAACTCGGCTTCGCCATCAGCATTGGCGACATCACCGTGACCGAATGCCAGATGGTCAATCAATTCGCCGGCAGCGCCGCCGCACCACCGCAATTCACCCGCGGCTATGGCCTGGCCATGGGCCATGGCGAGCGCCGCGCCATGGCCATGGCCCTGGTGGACCGCGCCCTGATGGCGCGCGAACTCGGCGAGGATGTGACCGCCCCCGCGCAGGATGCCGAATTCGTCCTGCTGCATGCCGATAATGTGGAAGCCACCGGCTTCGTCGAGCATCTGAAGCTACCGCATCACGTGGATTTCCAGAGCGAGCTGGAAAAGCTGCGCAGCATTCGCGCGCGTTGGGATGAACAGCAATGA
- the phnH gene encoding phosphonate C-P lyase system protein PhnH encodes MKPGFVDAVFGAQECFAALMNAMARPGRIQRCAVLDDLPAGLEPAAAAALLALADAETPVWTDAEGEALEWLAFHTGAAFVATPDEAQFLLATRGMPALATLNPGRDETPQDSATLILQVPGLQADAGWRLTGPGIAQEHWLSVSGLPADFLAQWAANGAQFPCGVDLVLAAGPCLAALPRTTRITEQG; translated from the coding sequence ATGAAGCCCGGCTTCGTGGATGCCGTGTTCGGCGCGCAGGAATGCTTCGCGGCGCTGATGAACGCGATGGCGCGCCCCGGCCGCATCCAGCGCTGCGCCGTCCTGGATGACCTGCCCGCCGGGCTGGAGCCGGCCGCCGCCGCCGCACTCCTCGCCCTGGCCGATGCCGAAACGCCCGTCTGGACGGATGCCGAGGGCGAGGCGCTGGAATGGCTGGCCTTCCACACCGGCGCGGCCTTCGTGGCCACGCCGGATGAGGCGCAATTCCTGCTGGCGACCCGCGGCATGCCCGCACTTGCGACACTCAATCCCGGCCGCGATGAAACCCCGCAGGACAGTGCGACGCTGATCCTGCAGGTGCCCGGCCTCCAGGCGGATGCGGGCTGGCGGCTGACGGGCCCCGGCATCGCGCAGGAACACTGGCTGTCCGTGTCCGGCCTGCCCGCGGATTTCCTCGCCCAATGGGCCGCGAATGGTGCGCAATTCCCCTGCGGCGTGGACCTCGTGCTGGCTGCGGGCCCCTGCCTCGCGGCACTGCCGCGCACCACGCGAATCACGGAGCAAGGCTGA
- the phnG gene encoding phosphonate C-P lyase system protein PhnG, translating to MIIAETLDRPAWMAVLARAEAAEIEALLATAPPLPAHRVVRGPEIGLTMLRGRAGGDGAAFNLGEATITRCTVSLEGGTLGHCWRLGRDRRAAELAALLDACLQQPEWRARLLATVIAPLRERQQAQAELTARRAAATEVRFATLATMR from the coding sequence ATGATCATCGCCGAAACCCTGGACCGCCCCGCCTGGATGGCCGTTCTGGCCCGCGCCGAAGCCGCCGAGATCGAGGCCCTGCTGGCCACGGCGCCGCCCCTGCCCGCCCATCGCGTCGTGCGCGGCCCCGAGATCGGCCTGACCATGCTGCGCGGCCGCGCCGGCGGCGACGGCGCGGCCTTCAACCTGGGCGAGGCCACCATCACCCGCTGCACGGTCAGCCTGGAGGGCGGCACGCTCGGCCATTGCTGGCGCCTGGGGCGGGACCGCCGCGCCGCTGAATTGGCCGCCCTGCTCGATGCCTGCCTGCAACAGCCCGAATGGCGCGCCCGGCTCCTCGCCACGGTCATCGCGCCCCTGCGGGAGCGGCAGCAGGCGCAGGCCGAACTCACGGCGCGGCGCGCCGCCGCCACCGAAGTCCGCTTCGCCACCCTGGCCACCATGCGATGA
- the phnF gene encoding phosphonate metabolism transcriptional regulator PhnF, translated as MTFQDTPLDRGAGIALWRQIGATLEAAIREGLHAPGQRLPTEAELAQRFRVNRHTIRRAMEELESRGVVRVEQGRGSFVAEDVLDYPLGPRTRFSEIIRAQNREPAGRLLRLVEIPAEPRIAELLELRRGRMVILAERIAMADGRPVAIGSHHFPATRFSGIIGLLRENSSITHALAACGVPDYRRRVTRITARMPSAEEAELLQQSRSRPVLVSEAVNVDGAGKPVDATLTRYAAGRTQLVVES; from the coding sequence ATGACGTTCCAGGACACGCCGCTGGATCGCGGCGCGGGAATCGCGCTCTGGCGCCAGATCGGCGCGACGCTTGAGGCCGCGATCCGGGAGGGGCTCCATGCGCCAGGCCAGCGCCTGCCGACCGAGGCGGAGCTGGCGCAGCGCTTCCGCGTCAATCGCCACACCATCCGCCGCGCCATGGAGGAGCTGGAGTCGCGCGGCGTCGTGCGGGTCGAGCAGGGGCGCGGCAGCTTCGTGGCCGAGGATGTGCTGGACTATCCGCTGGGCCCCCGCACGCGCTTCAGCGAGATCATTCGCGCGCAGAATCGCGAGCCCGCGGGCCGCCTGCTGCGTCTCGTGGAAATTCCCGCCGAGCCGCGCATCGCCGAGCTGCTGGAATTGCGCCGCGGGCGGATGGTGATCCTGGCCGAGCGGATCGCCATGGCCGATGGCCGGCCCGTGGCCATCGGCTCGCACCATTTTCCCGCCACGCGTTTCAGCGGGATCATCGGGCTGCTGCGGGAGAATTCCTCCATCACGCATGCGCTGGCCGCCTGCGGCGTGCCCGATTACCGCCGGCGCGTGACGCGCATCACGGCCCGCATGCCCAGCGCTGAGGAGGCCGAGCTGCTGCAGCAATCGCGCAGCCGCCCCGTGCTGGTGAGTGAGGCGGTGAATGTGGATGGTGCCGGCAAGCCCGTGGATGCCACGCTGACCCGCTATGCCGCGGGGCGCACGCAACTGGTGGTGGAGTCCTGA
- a CDS encoding alpha-D-ribose 1-methylphosphonate 5-triphosphate diphosphatase — translation MSPKIPPSWKLSGGCVLRDGRLQAGAVALAGGRIAEQADAVRQFDASGLLVLPGIVDIHGDAHERALQPRPNVDFPPDFALRDAARQCLAAGITTAYLGVTLSWEPGLRSLPAFLAMLEALRTPPAGPELRVHLRFEADNFAAEPAALAAMAAGQVHLLGFNDHTPSIVKKLANPKELGKYAGRAGVSEAELVALADAAFGGRAQVPALRARMATAARAAGIPMLSHDDATLADRVLFRALGASICEFPMAEDVAADARAAGEAVVMGAPNVVRGGSHLGWASAAPLAERGLVTVLASDYHWPALLAAPFRLAGRCVLDLAASWALVSSNPADALGLKDRGRIAPGLRGDLAVTTHEGELVAVFCAGDLAWLAPQGSGRLA, via the coding sequence ATGTCCCCGAAGATTCCGCCGTCCTGGAAGCTCTCCGGCGGCTGCGTGCTGCGCGATGGCCGGTTGCAGGCGGGCGCCGTGGCGCTGGCCGGCGGCCGCATCGCCGAGCAGGCCGATGCGGTGCGGCAATTCGACGCATCGGGGCTGCTGGTGCTGCCCGGCATCGTGGATATCCATGGCGATGCGCATGAGCGCGCGCTGCAACCGCGCCCCAATGTGGATTTCCCGCCCGATTTCGCGTTGCGGGACGCGGCCCGGCAATGCCTCGCCGCCGGCATCACCACGGCCTATCTGGGGGTGACGCTCTCCTGGGAGCCGGGCTTGCGCTCGCTGCCGGCCTTCCTGGCCATGCTGGAGGCGCTGCGCACGCCGCCGGCCGGGCCCGAGTTGCGCGTGCATCTGCGCTTCGAGGCGGACAACTTCGCGGCCGAGCCGGCGGCGCTGGCCGCGATGGCGGCGGGCCAGGTGCATCTGCTGGGCTTCAACGACCACACGCCCAGCATCGTGAAGAAGCTTGCCAACCCCAAGGAACTTGGGAAATACGCGGGCAGGGCGGGGGTGAGCGAGGCTGAGCTGGTGGCCCTGGCCGATGCCGCCTTCGGCGGGCGGGCCCAGGTGCCGGCCTTGCGCGCCCGCATGGCCACGGCCGCGCGCGCCGCCGGCATCCCGATGCTGAGCCATGATGACGCGACCCTGGCGGACCGCGTGCTGTTCCGCGCGCTCGGCGCCAGCATCTGCGAATTCCCGATGGCCGAGGACGTCGCGGCCGATGCGCGCGCGGCGGGCGAGGCGGTGGTGATGGGCGCGCCCAATGTGGTGCGCGGCGGCAGCCATCTGGGCTGGGCCAGCGCGGCCCCCCTGGCCGAACGCGGCCTGGTGACCGTGCTGGCGAGTGACTATCACTGGCCCGCCCTGCTGGCCGCGCCCTTCCGCCTGGCGGGGCGCTGCGTGCTGGATCTGGCTGCAAGCTGGGCGCTGGTTTCCAGCAACCCGGCCGATGCGCTGGGCCTCAAGGATCGCGGCCGGATCGCGCCGGGCCTGCGGGGTGACCTGGCCGTGACGACGCATGAGGGCGAACTCGTGGCGGTATTCTGCGCGGGTGACCTCGCCTGGCTGGCGCCGCAGGGGAGTGGCCGTCTGGCCTGA
- a CDS encoding DUF6525 family protein gives MDNNTATRPYSPLKGDAYRALEELPPEVRRALHEALVDWCPLRAREWHQHLLRTQRLKPAKAAKMLVRTIRKMDHAEVAAFARGWPKGAKGYPHVAAGATLQRYAGPDGIPEA, from the coding sequence ATGGACAACAACACGGCAACCCGGCCCTATAGCCCCCTGAAGGGCGACGCCTATCGCGCCCTGGAGGAGCTGCCGCCCGAGGTGCGCCGCGCGCTGCATGAAGCCCTGGTGGATTGGTGCCCGCTGCGGGCGCGCGAATGGCACCAGCACCTGCTGCGCACCCAGCGGCTCAAGCCCGCCAAGGCGGCGAAGATGCTGGTCCGCACGATCCGCAAGATGGACCATGCCGAGGTGGCCGCCTTCGCCAGGGGCTGGCCCAAGGGCGCCAAGGGTTATCCCCATGTCGCCGCCGGCGCCACGCTCCAGCGCTATGCCGGGCCGGACGGCATCCCCGAGGCCTGA